The Papaver somniferum cultivar HN1 chromosome 3, ASM357369v1, whole genome shotgun sequence genome includes a region encoding these proteins:
- the LOC113361564 gene encoding uncharacterized protein LOC113361564, with product MGICCSIEPTQFTTAKLISHDGKLEEYSYQVKVSNVLQKHQNCFICNSDEMEFDNQVSAIDEDEELQLGQIYFALPLSKLKYPLTSEEMASLAVKASSALMNCSGYSYNLKQVKPGTYTTISERKSASVRTAKDNSGSGLVTEHRRKRSSGKGRDFTSKLCAIAE from the coding sequence ATGGGCATTTGCTGTTCAATTGAACCAACACAGTTTACAACTGCAAAGCTGATAAGTCACGATGGGAAACTAGAAGAGTACTCGTATCAAGTGAAAGTATCAAATGTATTGCAGAAACATCAAAACTGTTTCATATGCAATTCAGATGAAATGGAATTCGATAATCAGGTTTCAGCCAtcgacgaagatgaagaacttCAACTGGGTCAAATCTATTTTGCCTTACCCTTGAGTAAACTTAAATATCCACTGACATCTGAAGAAATGGCTTCGTTAGCTGTTAAAGCTAGTTCAGCTCTTATGAATTGTAGTGGTTATTCTTATAACCTGAAACAGGTTAAACCAGGTACGTACACAACAATCAGCGAGAGAAAATCAGCATCCGTTAGAACTGCAAAAGATAACAGTGGTAGTGGATTAGTAACAGAGCATAGAAGAAAACGGAGTAGTGGTAAAGGACGTGATTTTACCTCTAAATTATGTGCAATTGCAGAATGA